A single window of Sphingobium sp. SCG-1 DNA harbors:
- a CDS encoding alpha/beta hydrolase, which translates to MAERGFAAIAFDPSYTGESGGEPRNVASPDINTEDFSAAVDYLGLQAFVDRERIGVTGICGWGGMALNAVAVDKRVKAVVAVTMYDMTRVMAKGYNDSVTLEQRTQMLEQLSRQRWEDAERGTPAYGPPMNELKGGEAQFLVDYHDYYKTPRGFHPRSVNSNASWTVTNPLSFMNMPFLSYIKEIAPRPMLLIHGEKAHSRYFSETAFAAAAEPKELLIITGANHVDLYDRKDKVPFDRIAEFFGRSL; encoded by the coding sequence ATGGCAGAGCGCGGCTTCGCGGCGATCGCGTTCGATCCATCCTATACCGGCGAAAGCGGCGGCGAGCCGCGCAACGTCGCCTCGCCCGACATCAACACCGAGGATTTCAGTGCGGCGGTCGACTATCTTGGCCTGCAAGCCTTCGTCGACCGCGAGCGCATCGGCGTGACCGGCATCTGTGGCTGGGGCGGGATGGCGTTGAACGCGGTCGCCGTGGATAAGCGGGTCAAGGCGGTCGTGGCTGTCACAATGTACGACATGACCCGCGTGATGGCGAAGGGTTATAACGACAGTGTCACGCTTGAGCAGCGTACGCAGATGCTGGAGCAACTGAGCCGGCAGCGCTGGGAGGACGCCGAGCGGGGAACGCCTGCATACGGCCCGCCGATGAACGAGCTGAAGGGCGGCGAGGCGCAGTTCCTGGTCGACTATCACGACTATTACAAGACGCCGCGCGGCTTCCATCCCAGGTCGGTGAATTCGAACGCGTCGTGGACGGTCACCAACCCGCTGTCGTTCATGAACATGCCGTTTCTGAGCTACATAAAGGAGATCGCGCCGCGACCGATGCTGCTGATCCACGGGGAGAAGGCGCATTCGCGCTACTTCAGCGAAACCGCCTTCGCTGCCGCCGCCGAGCCGAAGGAACTCCTGATCATAACCGGCGCCAACCACGTCGATTTGTACGATCGCAAGGACAAGGTCCCGTTCGACCGGATCGCCGAGTTCTTCGGCCGGAGCCTGTAA
- a CDS encoding cupin domain-containing protein, which translates to MEISRKADMKTVEGPAEYFTGKATITGQFQRPDPSRVSGAIVRFEPSARTAWHTHPAGQTLIVTEGVGWTQIEGGPKLEFNAGDILWCPAEHKHWHGATPHEPMTHIAIQESVNGTPVTWMEKVTDEQYLAPLSEPKE; encoded by the coding sequence ATGGAAATTAGTCGCAAGGCGGACATGAAGACTGTCGAAGGGCCGGCGGAATATTTTACCGGCAAGGCGACGATCACTGGCCAGTTCCAGCGGCCGGACCCCTCGCGGGTCAGCGGCGCCATCGTCAGGTTCGAACCCAGCGCCCGCACGGCATGGCATACGCATCCGGCGGGCCAGACATTAATCGTCACCGAGGGCGTCGGCTGGACCCAGATCGAGGGCGGACCGAAGTTGGAATTCAATGCCGGCGACATCCTTTGGTGTCCGGCTGAGCATAAGCATTGGCACGGAGCCACGCCGCACGAACCTATGACCCACATCGCTATCCAGGAATCGGTGAATGGCACGCCCGTTACCTGGATGGAGAAAGTGACCGACGAGCAATATCTCGCGCCGCTCAGCGAGCCGAAGGAGTGA
- a CDS encoding aldo/keto reductase produces the protein MILEETFTLANGVAIPRLGLGTWRIDDDAVGQVVREAIGIGYRHIDTAQAYGNERGVGEAVRASGIERDALFVTTKLAAECKSFAEARERIDGSLKALGLDYINLMLIHSPQPWAEFREGEHFFEGNLEAWRALEEAYRAGKLRAIGVSNFEAPDLDNLFDHGSVAPMVNQILAHVGDTPVDLIDYSRSKGLLVEAYSPVAHGAALKNGKLVALADKYGVGVAQLCIRYCLQLELLPLPKSSSAEHIRDNAAVDFIISDEDMTALRDVGDRIDYGEATAFPVFGKKRQAAGSAE, from the coding sequence ATGATCCTCGAAGAAACATTCACGCTCGCCAATGGCGTTGCCATTCCCAGGCTCGGCCTCGGCACCTGGCGGATCGACGATGATGCGGTGGGGCAGGTCGTGCGTGAGGCCATCGGCATCGGCTACCGCCACATCGACACCGCTCAAGCCTACGGCAACGAGCGTGGCGTTGGCGAGGCCGTACGCGCCAGCGGCATCGAACGCGACGCGCTGTTCGTGACCACCAAGCTTGCCGCCGAGTGCAAGAGCTTTGCCGAGGCGCGTGAGCGGATCGACGGGTCGTTGAAGGCACTGGGTCTCGATTATATCAACCTAATGCTGATCCACAGCCCGCAACCTTGGGCCGAGTTCCGCGAAGGCGAACACTTCTTCGAGGGCAATCTCGAGGCGTGGCGCGCGCTCGAGGAGGCCTATCGGGCTGGCAAGCTTCGTGCGATCGGCGTCTCCAACTTCGAGGCGCCCGATCTCGACAATCTGTTCGATCACGGCAGCGTAGCGCCGATGGTCAACCAGATCCTAGCCCATGTCGGCGACACGCCGGTTGATCTCATCGACTACAGCCGCAGCAAGGGGCTGCTGGTCGAGGCCTACTCGCCGGTCGCGCATGGCGCGGCGCTCAAGAACGGGAAGCTGGTCGCGCTGGCGGATAAATATGGCGTCGGCGTCGCGCAGCTCTGCATCCGATACTGCCTGCAACTCGAGCTGCTGCCGCTGCCGAAGTCTTCAAGCGCCGAGCATATCCGTGACAATGCCGCCGTTGACTTCATCATCTCCGATGAGGACATGACGGCGCTACGCGATGTCGGCGATCGCATCGACTATGGGGAAGCAACCGCCTTTCCCGTGTTCGGCAAGAAGCGCCAAGCCGCCGGATCGGCCGAATGA
- a CDS encoding cyclophilin-like fold protein, producing MMTVEIVSGSRSWTVQMNDGPAARDFLAQLPLTLILKDYGGNEKIADLPHPLTRESAPEAVTPQAGDVAFYAPWGNLAIFYRDGHHSPGLIRLGQLRGDAAKFAGTEPLSVTIRRAERSE from the coding sequence ATGATGACCGTCGAGATTGTATCCGGCTCCCGCAGCTGGACCGTGCAGATGAATGATGGTCCTGCGGCGCGCGACTTCCTCGCCCAGCTTCCTCTGACCCTCATTCTCAAGGACTATGGCGGGAACGAGAAGATCGCTGATTTGCCGCACCCGTTGACGCGAGAGAGCGCGCCGGAGGCCGTGACGCCACAGGCAGGCGACGTGGCCTTCTACGCGCCGTGGGGCAATCTCGCGATCTTCTATCGCGACGGGCATCACTCGCCGGGGCTTATCCGCCTTGGCCAGCTTCGAGGTGACGCTGCGAAATTCGCCGGCACAGAGCCGCTTTCGGTGACGATCCGTCGAGCCGAACGCTCCGAGTGA
- a CDS encoding IS5 family transposase (programmed frameshift), giving the protein MSDLYWLTDEQMARLQPYFPKSHGRPRVDDRRVLSGIVFVNRNGLRGCDAPSAYGPHKTLYNRWKRWGERGVFLRMMEGLAAAEAVPKTVMIDATYLKAHRTASSLRVKKGGLGRLIGRTKGGMNTKLHAVSDADGRPLSFFMTAGQVSDYTGAAALLDDLPKAQWLLGDRGYDADWFRDALEAKGIQPCIPGRRSRNEPVRYDKRRYRRRSRIEIMFGRLKDWRRVATRYDRCPTVFFSAIALAATVIFWL; this is encoded by the exons ATGAGTGACCTTTACTGGCTGACTGATGAGCAGATGGCACGTCTGCAGCCGTACTTCCCCAAGAGCCACGGCAGGCCGCGGGTGGATGACCGGCGGGTGCTGAGCGGCATCGTCTTCGTCAATCGCAACGGGTTGCGCGGGTGTGATGCGCCGAGCGCGTACGGCCCGCACAAGACGCTCTACAATCGCTGGAAGCGTTGGGGTGAACGGGGTGTTTTCCTGCGGATGATGGAGGGTCTTGCGGCAGCGGAGGCCGTACCGAAGACCGTCATGATCGACGCGACCTACCTGAAGGCGCACCGCACGGCGTCGAGCCTGCGGGTTA AAAAAGGGGGTCTTGGGCGGCTGATCGGCCGCACCAAGGGCGGCATGAACACCAAGCTGCACGCCGTCAGCGATGCGGACGGACGGCCCTTGAGCTTCTTCATGACCGCCGGACAGGTCAGCGACTACACCGGCGCGGCAGCCCTGCTCGACGACCTGCCGAAGGCGCAATGGCTGCTCGGCGACCGTGGCTATGATGCGGATTGGTTCAGGGACGCCCTGGAGGCCAAAGGCATCCAGCCATGTATCCCAGGTCGGAGATCGCGCAACGAGCCGGTCAGATACGACAAGCGGCGCTACCGGCGCCGCAGCCGGATCGAGATCATGTTCGGTCGCCTGAAGGACTGGCGCCGCGTCGCCACGCGCTACGACCGATGCCCGACGGTCTTCTTCTCCGCCATTGCTCTCGCTGCCACCGTCATCTTTTGGCTATGA
- a CDS encoding MBL fold metallo-hydrolase, whose product MLSKMKFAVAAATTIVLSAGAASATDPTFVTLGTASGPIPRPARAQPANLLISGDQMILVDVGDGAAQQVGKAGVPFEKIQSVFISHLHFDHTGGLFALLSRRFQVLAPAPITIYGPPGTKATVDALVQAMLPATEAAANIRERSRVSPAETVQVVELSDGWSGRIGNIAITVAGESAGCFPSGAGGRIPTLSCPTPLPGGGRAHGTASRRESTCTDSHWHERG is encoded by the coding sequence ATGCTTAGCAAGATGAAGTTTGCTGTCGCAGCCGCAACTACAATCGTTCTATCGGCTGGAGCTGCGTCGGCGACCGACCCCACGTTCGTGACTCTGGGCACCGCGTCCGGGCCGATTCCACGGCCCGCCCGCGCTCAGCCGGCGAACCTCCTGATATCAGGGGACCAGATGATCCTGGTGGATGTTGGCGATGGCGCGGCTCAGCAGGTTGGCAAAGCGGGCGTTCCCTTCGAGAAGATTCAGTCGGTCTTCATCAGCCACCTTCACTTTGACCATACGGGCGGACTGTTCGCGCTCCTGTCGCGGCGATTTCAGGTGCTGGCGCCGGCACCGATCACGATCTACGGCCCGCCTGGAACCAAAGCCACCGTGGATGCGCTCGTGCAGGCGATGCTGCCTGCAACCGAGGCGGCGGCCAATATCCGTGAACGCAGCCGCGTGTCGCCGGCCGAGACGGTCCAGGTTGTGGAGTTGAGCGACGGCTGGTCCGGGAGGATCGGCAACATCGCGATTACAGTCGCCGGCGAGTCGGCCGGATGCTTCCCCAGCGGCGCTGGAGGCCGTATCCCGACATTATCATGTCCAACACCTCTCCCCGGCGGAGGCAGGGCTCATGGCACAGCGAGCCGGCGCGAAAGCACTTGTACTGACTCACATTGGCATGAACGAGGATGA
- a CDS encoding TonB-dependent receptor, with the protein MKVALFASAACIVVTSAAHAQTQSADPALDEIIVTAERRSGDLQDTPVAVTAITSEDLQARGVQSVRGLEGLVPSLSIGSQTNGPGANSATFWIRGLGQIRAGNGSEPSVPLYIDDFYYPGISGNVLRAMDIEQVEVLRGPQGTLFGRNSIGGAIRYRTRKPTEDFEGFLEGTYGSYDRIDLIGALNVPIGDKLAVRLTGATMQTDGYVDEVIGDRKGGATENRLARAQVRFRPTDAITIDLSYELSESESRGSSTYISQISPTGTLAARWNSRPTNLPRYTQDLASPCTYCTYGGLQIDNFNDTKANHLRFVADWQVSDSLELKWLSGRSQIDDTYSNDLDGSPAHVARQGSTNSIESWSHELQAIGDLGTKFHYVGGLFYYKEELETLGSQFSPNAAGIVNEARASSLTRRESLSAYANLTLDVTERLSVTGGLRVGQEEISIRTLSILPVAGMSNSGSSDEDMVLPLLRVQYDWSKDVMTYATVSRGFRAGGFNIVPANADTIPFQSEEVTSFEVGARTEFWNGRARVNPTFFYTDYKNMQINRQYTPPPPAPQAPTSILENAGEAHIYGLELESDFAVTDAFRLRVSGAFLEGAFDRLNPGVGVNLGSPLPRLPRWSYTLGGQYRVELASGVRLTANLDYSWRSEQASAASNVDALVVPSYGLLNGQVELRSADKRWSIAVFGTNLADKEYVTGGLNLLTLVGNLRWDMGRPRELGVRLRFNY; encoded by the coding sequence ATGAAAGTTGCGCTTTTCGCCTCGGCCGCTTGTATTGTCGTGACGTCGGCCGCTCACGCCCAGACACAATCTGCTGACCCGGCTCTCGACGAGATCATCGTCACGGCAGAGCGACGCAGTGGAGACCTGCAAGACACGCCGGTGGCCGTAACGGCGATAACAAGCGAAGATTTGCAGGCGCGTGGCGTGCAATCTGTGCGAGGGCTTGAAGGCCTCGTGCCTAGCCTATCAATCGGCTCACAGACCAACGGACCCGGCGCAAACAGTGCCACCTTCTGGATCCGCGGCCTTGGGCAAATTCGTGCGGGCAACGGCAGTGAACCTTCCGTGCCGTTGTACATCGACGATTTTTACTATCCCGGCATTTCAGGCAATGTGTTGCGGGCGATGGACATTGAGCAGGTTGAAGTCCTTCGAGGGCCGCAAGGAACACTCTTCGGCCGCAACTCCATCGGCGGCGCGATCCGCTACCGCACGAGAAAGCCGACCGAAGACTTTGAGGGATTTTTAGAAGGAACCTACGGGAGTTACGACCGCATCGACCTCATCGGTGCGCTTAACGTCCCGATAGGTGACAAGCTAGCGGTTCGTCTGACGGGCGCCACGATGCAGACCGACGGATATGTCGACGAAGTGATCGGGGATCGCAAGGGAGGTGCCACTGAGAATCGGCTCGCTCGTGCGCAGGTGCGATTTCGGCCGACCGACGCGATCACAATTGATCTCAGCTACGAGCTTTCTGAAAGCGAAAGCCGTGGCTCCAGCACCTATATCTCCCAGATCAGCCCTACCGGCACCCTGGCTGCGCGATGGAATAGCCGCCCGACGAACTTGCCGCGCTACACGCAGGATTTGGCTTCGCCGTGCACCTACTGCACCTATGGCGGGCTACAAATCGACAATTTCAACGACACAAAGGCCAACCACTTGCGCTTCGTGGCCGATTGGCAGGTCAGCGATTCGCTTGAGTTGAAGTGGCTCAGCGGTCGTTCGCAGATTGACGATACTTATAGCAACGACTTGGACGGCAGCCCGGCGCATGTTGCCCGGCAAGGTAGCACAAATAGCATCGAATCGTGGTCGCACGAACTTCAGGCAATCGGGGATCTGGGAACCAAGTTCCATTATGTCGGGGGCCTGTTCTACTATAAGGAAGAGCTAGAGACGCTGGGCAGTCAGTTCTCACCAAACGCAGCCGGAATCGTGAACGAAGCGCGAGCCAGCAGTTTGACGAGGCGAGAATCCCTATCCGCATATGCAAATCTCACGCTTGATGTGACGGAACGCCTTTCGGTCACGGGGGGGCTGCGAGTTGGGCAGGAAGAGATCAGTATCCGCACGCTCAGCATCCTCCCAGTAGCAGGGATGTCCAACTCCGGCAGCTCAGACGAGGACATGGTTCTTCCCCTTCTGAGGGTCCAGTACGACTGGTCCAAAGACGTCATGACCTACGCGACGGTCAGCAGGGGTTTTCGAGCTGGCGGCTTCAACATCGTGCCTGCCAATGCTGATACAATCCCCTTTCAATCCGAGGAAGTAACTTCGTTCGAGGTCGGCGCGCGCACAGAGTTTTGGAATGGCCGGGCTCGCGTGAACCCCACGTTCTTTTACACCGACTACAAAAACATGCAGATTAATCGTCAATACACTCCGCCACCACCAGCTCCGCAAGCGCCGACGTCAATTCTAGAGAATGCCGGCGAGGCCCACATCTATGGCCTCGAACTGGAGTCCGACTTCGCCGTGACCGACGCGTTCCGTCTTCGCGTGAGTGGCGCATTCTTGGAGGGCGCATTCGACAGGCTAAATCCAGGTGTAGGCGTGAACCTCGGCAGTCCGCTGCCGCGCCTTCCGCGCTGGTCCTATACATTGGGCGGGCAGTATCGCGTCGAGCTGGCGTCCGGTGTGCGATTGACCGCCAACCTGGACTACTCCTGGCGCAGCGAGCAGGCGAGTGCAGCAAGCAATGTCGATGCCCTGGTCGTGCCCTCCTATGGTCTGCTGAACGGGCAGGTGGAGCTCCGCTCGGCCGACAAGCGCTGGAGCATAGCGGTGTTTGGCACGAACCTCGCGGATAAGGAGTATGTGACAGGTGGCCTCAATCTGCTGACCCTGGTTGGCAACCTGCGCTGGGACATGGGACGGCCGCGGGAGCTGGGTGTACGGTTGCGCTTCAATTACTGA
- a CDS encoding TetR/AcrR family transcriptional regulator encodes MTQSSRPSRPDPADGADTTRVDPRWRRTREAILRAGQELFGRHHHSVVSLDELIQLAAISKQSFYNHFTDKDELVAELLDTARHEFDALASAANGDEKDPALRIATGLSVYAGQALENAAHARLLAHLLFENISADSQTNSPVVADIRLGLDQGRLALYTVETGAAFIIGVGGALVNRVLLDGDHARAMMSAQQFCTLTLRAFGIAPIEADVIAARAVDRVFRSRS; translated from the coding sequence ATGACGCAATCGTCCCGACCATCCCGCCCCGACCCGGCCGACGGGGCAGATACCACGCGCGTAGACCCGCGTTGGCGGCGTACCCGCGAAGCGATTCTGCGCGCGGGCCAGGAGCTGTTTGGGCGGCACCACCATAGCGTCGTAAGTCTCGATGAACTCATCCAACTGGCCGCAATCTCCAAGCAGTCTTTCTATAACCACTTTACCGACAAGGATGAGCTGGTAGCGGAGCTTCTTGACACTGCCCGGCACGAGTTTGACGCCTTGGCCAGCGCCGCCAATGGAGATGAAAAAGACCCGGCGTTGCGGATAGCCACGGGATTGTCGGTTTATGCCGGTCAAGCACTTGAAAACGCGGCGCACGCCCGGTTGCTGGCGCATCTTTTGTTCGAAAACATCAGTGCGGATTCCCAGACCAATAGCCCGGTCGTAGCGGACATCCGCCTCGGACTCGATCAGGGCCGCCTTGCGCTTTACACTGTCGAAACGGGAGCGGCATTCATCATCGGCGTGGGTGGCGCGCTGGTCAACCGAGTTTTACTTGATGGCGATCACGCTCGCGCGATGATGTCAGCGCAGCAATTTTGCACGTTGACCTTGAGAGCTTTCGGTATCGCTCCGATCGAGGCAGACGTCATTGCCGCGCGCGCTGTTGACCGGGTATTCCGCTCCAGATCGTGA
- a CDS encoding glutathione S-transferase family protein gives MTITLYHAPMSCSLAARLALVEGDLDHELVVVDTSSGEHRGEVYRRINPLQRVPVLAVNGNRIRENSAILPLIADLVPEAELLPPDFLGRAQVASWIGYIATELHPSWSAVFHPGRVTEDADGADAVRGAAIGRLSNAFDFLEHQLVDRQWLTGEMRICDLYLAVLSAWRMVPHVAGRLPEFPRLSALQQAVFTRPKLAPVVADDMKLRAALSSQAVIGGR, from the coding sequence ATGACCATCACCCTGTATCACGCGCCGATGAGTTGCTCGCTCGCCGCGCGCCTGGCGCTGGTCGAGGGCGATCTCGACCACGAACTCGTCGTCGTCGACACCTCTTCGGGCGAGCATCGCGGCGAGGTGTATCGCCGGATCAACCCGCTGCAGCGCGTGCCGGTGCTGGCCGTAAACGGGAACAGGATTCGGGAGAACAGCGCCATCCTGCCACTTATCGCCGATCTGGTGCCGGAGGCGGAATTGCTCCCGCCGGATTTCCTGGGGCGGGCGCAGGTGGCGTCGTGGATCGGCTATATCGCGACCGAATTGCACCCGAGTTGGTCGGCGGTCTTCCATCCCGGGCGCGTGACCGAGGATGCTGATGGTGCGGATGCGGTTCGCGGGGCCGCGATCGGACGGCTGTCAAACGCCTTCGACTTTCTTGAACATCAACTCGTGGACCGGCAATGGCTGACGGGCGAGATGCGGATCTGCGACTTGTATCTTGCCGTGCTGTCGGCGTGGCGCATGGTCCCGCATGTCGCGGGGCGCTTGCCAGAATTTCCGCGCCTGAGCGCACTGCAGCAGGCGGTGTTCACCCGTCCGAAACTGGCGCCGGTCGTGGCGGACGATATGAAGCTGCGCGCGGCGTTGTCCAGTCAGGCGGTTATCGGCGGCAGGTGA
- a CDS encoding amidohydrolase family protein — protein MEECVGVENHGHAPHPPKGPVHVQSALTDLDRRSMLAAGVAGIAAFASSNPANAAQPVVRHPSGATGIIDVHTHFVPDAYRSAASAAGHVKPDGMPALPAWSEAEMLAMMNRLGIGTAILSISSPGVHFGNDAAARQLARTVNTEAARLKSAHPARFGFFASLPLPDVEGALAEVTAAFDKLGADGVILESNSGGIYPGDPRFDPVYAELNRRGAVVLLHPTSPHCPGCIQPGPTVPAPVLEFMFETTRAVTNLVLTRCIERYPQIRFIIPHAGAAMPVLVDRIAMAAAIMPGMAGTSPDAILATLRKLHFDLAGAPVPRLLTALRSFADPEHLLYGSDWPFTPEAAVTKLLARLKVSLASDGDAQAIFSGNARRLFPQLVEPGTAS, from the coding sequence ATGGAAGAATGCGTCGGGGTGGAGAATCACGGACATGCGCCGCACCCGCCGAAGGGCCCAGTCCACGTGCAGAGCGCCCTGACGGACCTGGACCGTCGATCGATGCTGGCGGCCGGCGTGGCCGGAATTGCCGCTTTTGCTTCGAGCAACCCTGCGAACGCGGCGCAACCGGTCGTGCGACACCCATCTGGCGCCACCGGAATCATTGACGTCCATACCCATTTCGTCCCGGACGCATATCGCAGCGCGGCCAGCGCCGCCGGGCACGTGAAGCCCGACGGCATGCCCGCCTTGCCGGCCTGGAGCGAAGCGGAGATGCTGGCGATGATGAACCGCCTCGGGATCGGCACCGCGATATTGTCGATAAGCTCCCCGGGCGTCCATTTCGGCAACGACGCGGCTGCGCGCCAGCTGGCGCGAACGGTAAACACCGAAGCCGCGCGGCTGAAGTCCGCGCATCCGGCGCGCTTCGGCTTCTTCGCATCGCTGCCCCTGCCGGATGTCGAGGGCGCGCTCGCCGAGGTCACGGCAGCGTTCGACAAGCTTGGTGCCGACGGCGTCATTCTCGAGTCGAACAGCGGCGGCATCTATCCCGGCGATCCGCGCTTCGATCCTGTCTATGCCGAGCTCAACCGCCGCGGCGCGGTGGTGCTGTTGCATCCGACCTCGCCGCATTGCCCGGGCTGCATCCAACCCGGACCGACGGTGCCTGCGCCGGTACTGGAGTTCATGTTCGAGACAACGCGCGCGGTTACCAATCTGGTGCTGACCAGATGCATCGAGCGCTATCCGCAAATCCGCTTCATCATCCCTCATGCCGGCGCCGCGATGCCTGTACTGGTCGATCGCATCGCCATGGCGGCCGCGATCATGCCGGGTATGGCCGGGACCTCGCCAGATGCGATCCTGGCGACGCTGCGCAAGCTCCACTTCGATCTCGCAGGGGCGCCAGTTCCGCGGTTGCTGACGGCCCTGCGAAGCTTCGCCGATCCGGAGCACCTGCTCTATGGCAGCGACTGGCCGTTCACACCCGAGGCTGCCGTGACCAAATTGCTGGCCCGGCTCAAGGTGAGTCTCGCGAGCGACGGCGACGCGCAGGCGATCTTCAGCGGCAATGCCAGACGCCTGTTCCCGCAGCTGGTCGAGCCCGGCACCGCGTCATGA
- a CDS encoding 3-keto-5-aminohexanoate cleavage protein, with protein MQKVIITCAVTGSIHTPSMSPHLPITPEEIAADAVAAAHAGASVIHLHARHSETGKPSPDPRLFAEFLPRIRQDCDAILNITTGGGMGMTMDERLAAALWAKPELASMNMGSMNFNISGAASRITEWKHDWEEPFLKNTAGAILSNTFLEIERAVRDLGAHGTRFEFECYDISHLYNLAHFVDRKLIEPPFFVQGVFGILGGIAAHPNHLIHFKDTADRLFGKEYRLSALAAGRHQLPMITLSALLGGNVRVGLEDSLFVGPGRLAESSAVQVAAIRAIFETLGMEVASPAEARAMLATKGADRVAF; from the coding sequence ATGCAAAAGGTCATTATCACGTGCGCGGTCACAGGATCGATTCACACGCCGAGCATGTCGCCGCATCTCCCGATCACTCCGGAGGAGATCGCCGCCGATGCTGTCGCTGCCGCCCACGCGGGAGCGTCTGTGATTCATCTCCACGCGCGGCATTCCGAAACCGGCAAGCCGTCGCCGGATCCCCGCCTGTTCGCCGAGTTCCTGCCCCGCATCAGGCAAGACTGCGACGCTATCCTCAACATCACCACGGGCGGGGGCATGGGGATGACCATGGACGAGCGGCTGGCGGCGGCCTTGTGGGCCAAACCCGAGCTCGCTTCGATGAACATGGGCTCGATGAACTTCAACATCTCGGGCGCGGCCAGCCGGATCACGGAATGGAAGCACGATTGGGAGGAGCCGTTCCTCAAGAACACCGCCGGCGCGATCCTGTCGAACACATTCCTCGAGATCGAGCGGGCGGTGCGCGATCTGGGCGCGCACGGCACCCGCTTCGAGTTCGAATGCTATGACATCAGCCACCTCTATAATCTCGCCCATTTCGTCGATCGCAAGCTGATCGAGCCGCCTTTCTTCGTGCAGGGCGTGTTCGGCATATTGGGTGGAATCGCCGCGCATCCCAACCACCTGATCCACTTCAAGGACACTGCCGATCGGCTGTTCGGCAAGGAATACCGCCTGTCCGCCCTCGCCGCCGGGCGCCACCAGCTGCCGATGATCACCCTAAGCGCACTGCTCGGCGGAAATGTCCGCGTCGGGCTGGAGGACAGTCTGTTCGTCGGTCCCGGCCGGCTAGCGGAATCGAGTGCGGTGCAGGTCGCCGCAATTCGCGCCATCTTCGAGACGCTCGGGATGGAAGTGGCCTCGCCGGCGGAGGCGCGCGCCATGTTGGCGACCAAGGGTGCCGACAGGGTCGCCTTCTAG
- a CDS encoding VOC family protein, protein MSLIRVEDVEFVRFSAPDLAEMRRFLTAFGLFDFGDDSPGVLRMRGTGPAPFVHETIQGEPGFAGLALRASSLADLEILAKAEGAEIRPAEGPGGGHVISLADPDGFPVDVIAGKARVPEMPHGVRAPWNAVDRRARTGETKRVVAGPAHVARLGHVVMSVSNIGATWQWWQSRFGLLVSDEVRAPDGNVAALFIRCDRGRIAVDHHALNFASIPGVPARFHHAAFEVADLDDLMAGSHHLQLEGYRHDWGVGRHILGSQVFDYWRDPWGHRIEHWTDGDVFDASAAPNVTDIPTMMGHQWGPQSPADFA, encoded by the coding sequence ATGTCACTGATCCGTGTTGAAGATGTTGAGTTTGTTCGCTTTTCAGCGCCGGACCTGGCCGAGATGCGACGCTTCCTGACAGCATTTGGCTTATTTGACTTTGGGGATGATTCTCCTGGTGTGCTCCGCATGCGCGGCACCGGCCCGGCACCGTTCGTGCATGAGACGATCCAAGGCGAGCCGGGCTTTGCCGGCCTTGCCCTGCGCGCCTCCAGCCTCGCCGATCTGGAGATCCTCGCGAAGGCGGAGGGGGCCGAGATCCGGCCTGCGGAGGGCCCGGGAGGCGGGCATGTTATCAGTCTGGCCGACCCCGACGGTTTTCCCGTCGACGTGATTGCCGGCAAGGCACGGGTGCCCGAGATGCCGCATGGCGTGCGCGCACCCTGGAATGCCGTCGATCGTCGGGCGCGGACCGGTGAGACCAAGCGCGTCGTGGCGGGACCTGCCCACGTTGCACGTCTCGGCCATGTGGTCATGTCGGTATCGAACATCGGCGCCACGTGGCAATGGTGGCAGAGCCGGTTCGGCCTGCTCGTCTCCGACGAGGTCCGTGCGCCGGACGGCAATGTCGCCGCCCTTTTCATCCGCTGCGACCGTGGCCGTATCGCGGTCGATCATCATGCCTTGAATTTTGCGTCTATTCCTGGCGTTCCGGCGCGCTTCCACCATGCTGCGTTCGAGGTTGCCGATCTCGACGATCTGATGGCGGGCTCGCATCATCTCCAGCTCGAGGGTTACCGGCACGATTGGGGCGTGGGCCGCCATATCCTCGGCAGCCAGGTTTTCGACTACTGGCGCGACCCCTGGGGGCATCGGATCGAGCACTGGACCGATGGCGATGTGTTCGATGCGAGCGCCGCACCCAACGTGACCGACATCCCTACGATGATGGGCCACCAATGGGGGCCGCAATCGCCCGCCGATTTCGCTTGA